The nucleotide sequence GACGCACGATGTACAGAAAGGAGGGGGAAGGATGGAAAGGCCCGCGGCCTATGATTCTCCGACCCCCGCTCAGATAGAATCCGATTCTGCAGCGGAGCCGCAAGAAGTCAGCCGTTCCTGGAAAGATTATGTTTCGATCACGAAGGTAGGAATCAATGTCGCCAACTTGTGGACGACGTTCGCGGGGTTGTGGCTGGCCGGCCACGGGCGTATCGACGGGTACACCACAGTGGTGACCCTGGCGGGTACGGCCCTCGTAGTGGGGGGTGGGGCCGCCCTCAACAATTGGATTGATCGGGATATTGATCGGGTCATGCCTCGCACGGCCAAGCGGCCACTGGCCAACGGCCGGATTCCAGCCGTGCAGGGACTATTGCTCGGTTCGGCCATTTCTCTGGCAGGGTTGGTGCTCCTCGCAGTGGGCATCAATGGTCTGGCGGCGCTCACGGCTTTTATCGGCTGGTTTACTTATGTCATCGTCTATACGTTATGGTTGAAGCGAACCACCACCCTGAACACCGTGGTCGGGGGAATCGCCGGTGCTGTTCCTCCTCTCATCGGCTGGGCGGCGGTGCGGGGCACGTTGGACCCATCGGCGTGGATTCTTTTTTCGATCATCTTTCTCTGGCAACCGCCCCATTTCTTTGCCCTGGCCATGAAAAGGGTGGATGATTACCGAGCGGCGGGAATCCCCATGCTGCCGGTGGTACGGGGGTTCGAGCCGACGCGGCGCCAGATGCTCGGTTACACGGTGGTGCTGTGGCCCGTCTCACTGTTGCTCTTTTGGACCGGGGCTGCGGGGTGGTTGTATTTGATTCCGGCGGCGATTCTCGGCGGGATCTACGTCGGAATGAGTCTATGGGGCTTTCGAACGTCCGAACCGATGAAGTGGGCCAATGGAATGTTTCGTTATTCGTTGATCTATCTCATGGCCATCTGCGCAGCGGCCATCGTCGGCGTGGAATAACTCTTGTTGAAGGGAAATGGGCCTCCCTCCTTCCGGGGGAAGCCCATTTTTCGTCGGCTGGAGCCCACTGCCCTGTGGGCGGGGCCGGAGATCGTGGGCCCACACCGGCCAGGCGCTTGTCACACGGGCACAGCCTGGGCGACGTAATCTCCGTAGACCCATCCGTCTTGGCCGCTTGGCAGGCGGACGTGGTACCAGTTGTTGACTATCGCTGGCTTGCCTCCGGCGGTGTTGACGGGGGTGAGGAGGGTGCCGGCGGGAACCTGGGTGATGACGCTGAAGGAGAGACCCGGTCCCCGGCGGACGTTGAGGGCGTCGTCCACCCGGGTGACGAGCACGTGATCGAGTTGCAGGTACTGGCCGTATACCCACCCTTTTTGCCCGCCAATGTCCACCTGAAACCAGCCATCCGGGGATCGCTGCAACG is from Kyrpidia tusciae DSM 2912 and encodes:
- the cyoE gene encoding heme o synthase; this encodes MERPAAYDSPTPAQIESDSAAEPQEVSRSWKDYVSITKVGINVANLWTTFAGLWLAGHGRIDGYTTVVTLAGTALVVGGGAALNNWIDRDIDRVMPRTAKRPLANGRIPAVQGLLLGSAISLAGLVLLAVGINGLAALTAFIGWFTYVIVYTLWLKRTTTLNTVVGGIAGAVPPLIGWAAVRGTLDPSAWILFSIIFLWQPPHFFALAMKRVDDYRAAGIPMLPVVRGFEPTRRQMLGYTVVLWPVSLLLFWTGAAGWLYLIPAAILGGIYVGMSLWGFRTSEPMKWANGMFRYSLIYLMAICAAAIVGVE